The following are encoded together in the Anaerostipes caccae L1-92 genome:
- a CDS encoding electron transfer flavoprotein subunit beta/FixA family protein, which yields MNILVYLKEVPPKEEQVKYQTAEGISDSDKNVLKEALNLRDQEGGGTVTAMVIGPPEAEKTAREALTWGVDRAVLVFKKETGDISHSAKLLAGAIEAEGMFDIILCGRQAIDGDAAHMAAITAFFLKIPLIAYSKKMKVSDKKIFNWCMALEGTERTESSLPALVLSVREDNALRHPNVADIMSAYAESTVIPVSKAEQGKTKKIIKQVREYIPDEAPKNRQMLTGRDEQELAEKLWQLIKEKEAV from the coding sequence TTGAACATATTGGTTTATTTAAAAGAAGTTCCGCCAAAAGAGGAACAAGTGAAATATCAGACTGCGGAAGGGATCAGCGACAGTGATAAAAATGTTTTGAAAGAAGCTCTGAATCTGAGAGATCAGGAGGGGGGGGGCACAGTGACAGCCATGGTGATCGGTCCGCCGGAAGCAGAGAAGACTGCGCGGGAGGCTTTGACATGGGGAGTGGACAGAGCGGTTCTGGTCTTTAAAAAGGAAACCGGCGATATCAGCCACAGCGCAAAACTGCTTGCCGGGGCGATAGAGGCAGAAGGTATGTTTGATATTATTCTGTGCGGCCGTCAGGCCATTGACGGGGATGCTGCCCATATGGCGGCCATAACGGCATTTTTCCTGAAGATTCCTCTGATTGCCTATTCAAAAAAAATGAAAGTTTCAGACAAGAAAATATTTAATTGGTGTATGGCTTTAGAGGGAACAGAGCGGACAGAGAGTTCTTTGCCTGCCCTGGTTCTCTCGGTAAGAGAAGACAATGCGCTGAGACACCCGAATGTTGCTGACATTATGTCCGCATATGCAGAGAGTACGGTGATTCCTGTTTCGAAGGCCGAACAGGGGAAAACAAAAAAGATCATAAAACAGGTTCGGGAGTATATACCGGATGAGGCGCCGAAAAACAGACAGATGCTGACCGGCAGAGACGAGCAGGAGCTGGCGGAAAAGCTTTGGCAGCTGATCAAAGAAAAGGAGGCCGTATGA
- a CDS encoding electron transfer flavoprotein subunit alpha/FixB family protein, translated as MKKTSKILIIGEIQNQHAAHVTVELLGEGRKLADSLDAELILTIVGNDVEKTCKDLLRYPADRIIAADHPSLKQKQLETHSRILYEIVKEQKPDMILGGATLFGKTLLPTLAAMLGTEVITDAAGLEIDKETGELLVTKPAFDGKSMSVVSMPEAPVQMALAKPGVFKKACETDGREGKFTAFSADWLQEITERKRTLDLIKEEKKISLEDAHIIAAGGRGLKGPEGFRLLLQFAERIGAQAGCTRPCVDAGWMLPEQQIGQTGCITKPDIYIAFGISGAVQHMTGVRAGTVIAVNSNPNAAVFKYCDYGIVGDAKKILEEFLKLPL; from the coding sequence ATGAAGAAAACATCAAAAATTTTGATCATAGGAGAGATACAGAATCAACATGCGGCCCACGTGACAGTTGAGCTTCTGGGAGAAGGCAGGAAGCTGGCAGATTCTCTGGATGCAGAATTGATTTTGACAATCGTGGGAAATGATGTCGAAAAAACATGTAAGGATCTTCTCAGGTATCCCGCAGACCGAATCATAGCGGCGGATCATCCAAGTCTTAAACAAAAGCAGCTGGAGACTCACAGCAGGATTCTGTATGAGATTGTTAAGGAGCAGAAACCGGATATGATTCTGGGAGGGGCAACGTTGTTCGGAAAGACACTGCTGCCGACTCTGGCCGCCATGCTTGGAACAGAAGTGATTACGGATGCTGCCGGATTGGAGATTGACAAGGAAACAGGGGAACTGCTGGTCACTAAGCCTGCTTTTGACGGGAAGAGCATGTCTGTGGTTTCGATGCCGGAGGCTCCTGTGCAGATGGCGCTGGCAAAGCCGGGAGTATTTAAAAAGGCCTGTGAGACAGACGGCAGAGAAGGAAAGTTTACTGCGTTTTCGGCAGACTGGCTGCAGGAGATAACAGAAAGAAAAAGAACACTGGATCTTATAAAAGAAGAAAAGAAGATTTCCCTGGAAGATGCACATATCATTGCGGCCGGGGGAAGAGGGCTGAAAGGTCCGGAGGGATTTCGGCTGCTTTTACAGTTCGCCGAAAGGATCGGAGCACAGGCCGGATGTACAAGGCCGTGTGTGGATGCAGGGTGGATGCTTCCGGAGCAGCAGATTGGACAGACAGGGTGTATAACGAAACCGGACATTTATATAGCATTTGGAATTTCCGGGGCGGTTCAGCACATGACCGGAGTCAGGGCCGGGACAGTGATCGCAGTGAACAGTAACCCGAATGCAGCTGTTTTTAAATACTGCGATTATGGCATTGTGGGAGATGCAAAAAAGATATTGGAAGAATTTTTGAAACTGCCGTTGTAA
- a CDS encoding tautomerase family protein has translation MPLIQVDLQKQDDKKRLKNILDTIHECAVEAFEIPERDRYQIVSQHDPEEMILLDTGLGFERTKDQIVVRVTSKQRPREKKEKLYSLLCERLNVNCGIPPKDLLVSITENSDADWSFGFGKAQFLTGDL, from the coding sequence ATGCCATTGATTCAAGTAGACTTACAAAAACAAGATGATAAAAAAAGACTGAAAAATATTTTGGATACCATTCACGAATGTGCGGTTGAAGCCTTTGAAATACCGGAGCGGGACCGCTATCAGATCGTCAGTCAGCACGATCCGGAAGAAATGATCCTCCTAGATACCGGCCTTGGATTTGAGCGCACAAAGGATCAAATCGTGGTCCGTGTCACAAGCAAACAGAGACCCCGGGAGAAAAAAGAAAAACTTTACTCCCTGCTCTGTGAAAGACTAAATGTAAACTGCGGGATTCCGCCAAAAGACCTGCTCGTCTCCATAACAGAAAACAGCGATGCCGACTGGAGTTTCGGATTCGGGAAAGCCCAATTTCTGACCGGAGACCTCTAA
- a CDS encoding InlB B-repeat-containing protein, protein MKTEEKSGKQRKHAVKKAKDGQVLLDVSRGNIRITATGALVGDTPADSGALNPQGYRITGKTTKYYIVVEPKVKTDLTFENVDISCAATDSLNVSHADVTITLVGKNRLYCTKDQSNALTKDGMDGSLTLRCVNSGQKGHKCDAACGSITVQGVGYHVGALGNSIKNRTNPKESGFCNFTIEGGNITALGGEHCPAIGAACWTEHYVSSCYAKDIYIKGGNVEAIGTSHGSGIGSGYGTKVDGVYISGGVVKARGGENAPGIGASMGDPGDSMITRNIRISGGDTVVTAIGDSKSKMPGIGSAAGNGKVSGITAAPETGYQGYVQDGTSLTDFIFTENTPFAAESSFSVGNFFTQVYFGPFRDSNSIDSATKEQIGANHVISRTGGEGFSREQIRTLAKVTAKDKNGNTIDDQKLLLDDESQLSAVNQAKKEGKTGDFFLTFRTESGTKVTVTVSLRNNGTDAQDYKEEDPISLIGANHFEKDSGGDPFTEEQLKQYGQVKGKDQKGNNIELKDFQLDQEQVQKINKTKADGKSGIFDLTFSAPDGVSVTVRVTLNGTFDEAEENPDNGEIIKAKNIISKTGGEAFTEEQLKEISRVKAEDNTGQKIALKDIGFADLEEVKCINDAKIAGEIGGYPLTFRTPEGTDVKITVFLRQRGSDSADYGKENINPFIGANDVVLETGGEQLAVKDMIDLCEAKGKDQYGDNADLCVDEKQLQIINEAKAAGKTGTFDFTFVIEGGSASVKVTLTGSHVVSFDPNGGENAPRDQIIEGGKTAVEPKDPVREGYTFKGWYVTDDDGREVLWDFNMPVHQNIVLRAKWEITPEEDPADSETASEKTETTDRESGNTWGYREVPEKKKVERTIAETSDGGKGYLLILCTVSAAGLACGLWRRTKK, encoded by the coding sequence GCCTAAAGTGAAGACAGATCTTACTTTTGAAAATGTTGATATCTCCTGTGCTGCGACGGATAGTCTGAATGTTTCTCATGCAGATGTGACTATTACGTTGGTTGGAAAAAACCGCCTATATTGTACAAAAGATCAGAGCAATGCCCTTACGAAGGACGGCATGGATGGAAGTCTTACACTGAGGTGTGTAAACAGCGGACAAAAAGGGCACAAATGCGATGCAGCCTGCGGAAGTATCACGGTACAAGGCGTAGGATATCATGTGGGAGCTTTGGGAAACAGCATAAAGAACCGAACGAATCCAAAGGAATCCGGTTTTTGTAATTTTACGATCGAGGGAGGTAATATCACAGCTCTTGGAGGTGAACACTGCCCGGCGATCGGGGCTGCCTGCTGGACGGAACATTATGTTTCATCATGTTATGCCAAAGATATTTATATCAAGGGAGGAAATGTAGAAGCCATAGGGACAAGCCATGGTTCCGGCATCGGATCAGGATATGGGACCAAAGTCGATGGAGTTTACATCAGCGGAGGGGTTGTCAAAGCCCGGGGAGGAGAAAATGCCCCGGGAATCGGCGCTTCCATGGGAGATCCTGGTGATTCTATGATCACACGCAATATCCGTATCAGCGGAGGAGATACAGTTGTGACAGCCATCGGCGATTCTAAGTCAAAAATGCCTGGAATAGGATCTGCGGCAGGAAATGGAAAGGTATCAGGGATTACGGCTGCACCGGAAACCGGTTATCAGGGATACGTACAGGATGGGACATCTCTGACGGACTTTATATTTACAGAGAACACCCCGTTTGCAGCGGAGAGTTCTTTTTCTGTGGGAAACTTTTTCACACAAGTATATTTTGGACCATTCAGGGACAGCAACAGTATTGATTCTGCAACAAAAGAACAGATCGGCGCAAATCATGTCATCAGCAGGACAGGCGGAGAGGGATTCAGCCGGGAACAGATCAGGACTCTGGCGAAAGTCACTGCAAAAGACAAAAACGGAAATACTATAGATGACCAGAAATTGCTTCTGGATGACGAAAGCCAGCTTAGTGCGGTCAATCAGGCTAAGAAGGAAGGAAAGACAGGGGATTTTTTTCTGACTTTCCGCACGGAAAGTGGTACAAAGGTGACAGTCACAGTTTCATTGAGAAACAACGGTACGGATGCGCAGGATTATAAAGAAGAAGATCCGATTTCGCTGATCGGAGCCAACCATTTTGAAAAAGACAGCGGAGGAGATCCGTTTACAGAAGAACAGCTGAAACAGTATGGGCAGGTAAAAGGGAAAGATCAGAAAGGAAATAATATAGAACTGAAAGATTTTCAGCTTGATCAGGAACAAGTGCAGAAGATTAACAAGACGAAGGCAGATGGAAAATCCGGAATTTTTGATCTTACTTTTTCGGCTCCGGACGGTGTTTCTGTTACGGTCAGGGTAACGTTAAACGGTACGTTTGATGAAGCCGAAGAGAATCCTGACAATGGGGAGATTATCAAGGCTAAAAATATCATAAGCAAAACCGGAGGAGAGGCATTTACAGAGGAACAGCTGAAAGAGATTTCCAGGGTAAAAGCAGAGGATAACACGGGTCAGAAGATTGCTTTAAAAGACATTGGATTTGCGGATTTGGAAGAAGTTAAATGTATCAATGATGCTAAAATAGCAGGTGAGATTGGGGGATATCCGCTTACGTTCCGGACGCCGGAGGGAACAGATGTGAAGATTACCGTTTTTCTGCGTCAGAGAGGCAGTGACAGCGCAGATTACGGCAAAGAAAATATCAATCCGTTTATCGGCGCCAATGATGTGGTTTTGGAAACAGGAGGAGAACAGCTTGCCGTAAAAGATATGATTGATTTATGTGAGGCAAAGGGCAAAGATCAATATGGCGACAATGCAGACCTGTGCGTTGACGAAAAGCAGCTTCAGATAATCAATGAGGCTAAGGCAGCAGGAAAGACAGGAACTTTTGATTTCACATTTGTAATAGAGGGAGGCAGTGCCTCAGTCAAAGTGACATTGACCGGAAGCCATGTGGTAAGTTTTGATCCCAACGGCGGCGAAAATGCTCCGCGGGACCAGATCATTGAAGGCGGAAAGACAGCAGTAGAGCCAAAGGACCCTGTAAGAGAAGGCTATACATTCAAAGGATGGTATGTTACAGATGATGATGGCAGAGAAGTACTATGGGATTTTAACATGCCGGTCCATCAGAATATAGTTTTAAGAGCAAAATGGGAGATCACACCGGAAGAAGATCCGGCTGACAGTGAAACCGCTTCAGAAAAAACGGAGACAACAGACCGGGAGAGCGGGAATACATGGGGATACAGAGAGGTACCTGAAAAGAAGAAAGTAGAGAGAACTATCGCAGAGACGAGCGACGGGGGAAAAGGGTATCTTTTGATTTTATGTACAGTTTCAGCAGCGGGGCTGGCATGCGGACTTTGGAGAAGAACAAAGAAATAA